The uncultured Cohaesibacter sp. genome window below encodes:
- the mutY gene encoding A/G-specific adenine glycosylase yields MGSNKTGDPKVNDSTALQGASGTVNAPKASALLLWYDRHHRTLPWRTSPADAAVGVLPDPYHVWLSEIMLQQTTVGAVKDYFTAFLTRWPTVDALAAADEEDILKAWAGLGYYSRARNLHKCARTIVANHDGHFPDNAIALKTLPGIGDYTAAAIAAIAFDEPVAVVDGNIERIIARLYRIDEPLPAAKKPIKERMAQLTPAQRPGDFAQAMMDLGASLCSPKRPACSLCPYSGACEAEMVGDMERYPVKAPKKDKPVRRGAAFLIRRPDGALWLQKRPDRGLLASMTAVPTTDWFDKKEGEQFDPETALSAAPAGLHFHKKSGQVTHTFTHFHLELDIYETTCEVQAPLAQGWWSPPDQIRGEALPTVFRKVVEFTP; encoded by the coding sequence ATGGGTAGCAACAAGACGGGTGACCCCAAAGTGAACGACAGCACCGCGCTCCAGGGCGCCTCCGGGACCGTAAATGCCCCGAAGGCCTCCGCTCTCCTGCTCTGGTATGACAGGCATCACCGGACCTTGCCCTGGCGAACGTCCCCGGCCGATGCGGCTGTTGGTGTCTTGCCCGATCCCTACCATGTCTGGCTCAGCGAGATCATGCTGCAGCAGACCACTGTCGGCGCTGTAAAAGACTATTTCACTGCCTTTCTGACGCGCTGGCCAACGGTTGACGCTCTGGCGGCTGCCGACGAGGAAGACATACTCAAGGCATGGGCCGGGCTCGGCTATTATTCCCGTGCCCGCAATCTGCACAAATGCGCCCGCACCATTGTTGCCAATCATGACGGGCATTTCCCCGACAATGCCATAGCCCTGAAAACACTGCCGGGCATAGGCGACTATACCGCTGCCGCCATTGCGGCCATCGCCTTTGACGAACCTGTGGCGGTCGTCGATGGCAACATCGAGAGGATCATCGCTCGCCTCTATCGGATTGATGAACCGTTGCCTGCCGCTAAGAAGCCGATCAAAGAGAGGATGGCGCAGCTGACCCCTGCGCAACGTCCGGGTGATTTCGCGCAGGCGATGATGGATCTGGGTGCCAGCTTGTGCAGCCCAAAGAGGCCTGCCTGCTCGCTCTGTCCTTACAGTGGTGCCTGTGAAGCCGAGATGGTGGGGGACATGGAGCGCTATCCCGTCAAGGCACCCAAGAAGGACAAGCCGGTCCGCCGCGGCGCCGCCTTTCTCATTCGCCGACCTGATGGCGCCCTGTGGCTCCAGAAGCGTCCGGACAGGGGGCTGCTTGCCTCTATGACGGCAGTGCCGACAACAGATTGGTTTGATAAGAAGGAAGGCGAGCAGTTCGATCCGGAAACAGCGCTTTCAGCCGCCCCGGCGGGGCTGCACTTTCACAAGAAATCGGGGCAGGTTACCCACACCTTCACCCACTTTCATCTTGAGCTCGATATCTATGAAACGACGTGTGAAGTGCAGGCACCGCTTGCTCAGGGCTGGTGGTCTCCACCGGACCAGATCAGGGGCGAGGCCTTGCCGACCGTCTTCCGCAAAGTGGTGGAGTTCACCCCATGA
- a CDS encoding antibiotic biosynthesis monooxygenase: MTDRFAKTPEPPYYAVIFSNRLKQQHDGYEAMGDAMARLALQQPGCLGAESTRDGALFGITVSYWQDEQSMIDWKRHAEHLMAQRLGIEQWYEHYELRVARVERAYSGPEGRREGL, translated from the coding sequence GTGACGGACCGTTTCGCCAAAACTCCGGAGCCACCCTATTACGCGGTGATCTTTTCCAACCGGCTCAAGCAGCAGCACGATGGCTATGAAGCCATGGGGGATGCCATGGCCCGGTTGGCTCTGCAACAGCCCGGCTGCCTCGGAGCGGAAAGCACCCGCGACGGTGCGCTGTTCGGCATCACGGTTTCCTATTGGCAGGATGAGCAGAGCATGATCGACTGGAAGCGGCATGCCGAGCACCTGATGGCGCAGCGGCTCGGCATCGAGCAATGGTACGAGCATTACGAGTTGCGCGTGGCCCGCGTCGAGCGGGCCTACTCCGGACCAGAGGGGCGTCGGGAAGGGCTCTAG
- a CDS encoding site-specific DNA-methyltransferase — protein sequence MKGDCVAQLEKLPKHSVDAIFADPPYNLQLGGGLTRPDQSEVDGVTDAWDQFESFEAYDAFTRAWLLACKRVLKPNGTIWVIGSYHNIFRVGAIMQDINFWLLNDVVWLKTNPMPNFRGKRFTNAHETMIWASRDKASKYTFNYEALKAFNDDVQMRSDWTLPICTGHERLKGDDGKKVHPTQKPESLLYRVLLSSTNPGDVVLDPFFGTGTTGAVAKKLGRHFIGIERDRDYIEAAQARIDAVEPVDLSSLKVSQGKRAEPRIPFGRLLEEGLLLPGTELTDKGGRYTATVRADGSLVSGGHTGSIHKVGALVQGLDACNGWTYWHFDKDGARGPIDDLRQIIRDAA from the coding sequence ATGAAGGGCGACTGCGTTGCCCAGTTGGAAAAACTTCCCAAGCATTCCGTCGACGCGATTTTCGCGGATCCCCCCTACAATCTGCAGCTGGGCGGCGGCCTGACCCGCCCTGACCAGTCGGAAGTGGACGGGGTTACCGATGCCTGGGACCAGTTCGAAAGCTTCGAGGCCTATGACGCCTTCACCCGCGCCTGGCTTCTGGCCTGCAAGCGCGTACTGAAGCCGAACGGCACCATCTGGGTCATCGGCTCCTATCACAATATTTTCCGCGTCGGCGCGATCATGCAGGACATCAACTTCTGGCTGCTCAATGATGTGGTCTGGCTGAAGACCAACCCGATGCCGAACTTCCGCGGCAAGCGCTTTACCAATGCCCATGAAACCATGATCTGGGCAAGCCGCGACAAGGCTTCCAAATACACTTTCAACTATGAAGCGCTGAAGGCCTTCAATGATGATGTGCAGATGCGCTCGGACTGGACCCTGCCGATCTGCACGGGCCACGAGCGCCTCAAGGGTGACGATGGCAAGAAGGTGCATCCAACCCAGAAGCCAGAGAGCCTGCTCTATCGCGTGCTGCTGTCCTCGACCAATCCGGGCGACGTGGTGCTTGACCCGTTCTTTGGTACCGGCACCACCGGAGCAGTTGCCAAGAAACTGGGCCGCCATTTCATCGGCATCGAGCGCGACCGCGACTATATCGAGGCTGCGCAGGCCCGCATCGATGCGGTCGAACCGGTGGATCTGAGCTCGCTGAAGGTCAGCCAGGGCAAACGCGCCGAACCACGCATTCCGTTCGGGCGCCTGCTGGAAGAAGGCCTGTTGCTGCCTGGGACCGAGCTGACCGACAAGGGCGGTCGCTACACGGCCACGGTGCGGGCAGACGGCTCGCTGGTTTCCGGGGGGCACACCGGGTCCATTCACAAGGTCGGCGCTTTGGTGCAGGGGCTCGACGCCTGCAACGGCTGGACCTACTGGCATTTCGACAAGGATGGCGCGCGCGGCCCGATCGACGACCTGCGCCAGATCATCCGTGATGCGGCCTGA
- a CDS encoding cache domain-containing protein encodes MSKIFHSISSRLYALVAFFVLSFMLMLGYQLFTLDGNLNSFKRHEIQSVVDAAYNVTDTFYKKAQSGELSTEEAQLRARTALRGLRYQEKDYVFVYDGAGVNVVHPAKPEHENTNMMQSRDGNGKYHVKEFIEKATQNGNAYVDYVYQDPSGKYFDKLSYVKHFRAWNWILGSGVLLTDVQDTFWKAARNSGMIALVLVVVAGSFGFFLARNIAKPISALNQDILAIADNQLKAEISGQDRNDEIGAMSRAVEKFRIGAIERRRLAELEKQNDAERIERAERTSELIRLFRESVGRNLDVVATQVGEMDHAANNLEDIARQTEGSSSQASASSHDASANVRSVASAAEELTASINEIMQQAVRSKEVVAVATEDTKISNGKVAELDEASRKIGEVVSLIQAIAEQTNLLALNATIEAARAGEAGRGFAVVAAEVKELANQTSKATEEISGLINAIQVSSGETVESIAKIARVMEEVDGYTSAIATAVEQQGAATGEIASNVQQAANSTHSASQNMQSVSEKAAQTTESAQMVKNATNELNTSAVSLKRNIEQFLADVSAA; translated from the coding sequence ATGTCCAAGATCTTTCATAGCATCTCGAGCCGACTCTACGCGCTCGTTGCTTTCTTTGTCCTATCCTTCATGCTCATGCTGGGCTACCAGCTTTTTACCCTCGACGGCAACCTCAACAGCTTCAAGCGCCACGAGATCCAGAGCGTCGTTGACGCAGCCTACAACGTGACCGACACCTTCTACAAGAAGGCCCAGAGTGGTGAGCTTTCCACGGAAGAGGCTCAGCTTCGAGCCAGAACCGCCTTGCGTGGCCTACGCTATCAGGAGAAGGATTATGTCTTCGTCTATGATGGTGCCGGTGTGAATGTTGTCCATCCTGCCAAGCCGGAACACGAGAACACCAACATGATGCAGTCTCGGGATGGCAACGGCAAGTATCATGTCAAGGAGTTCATCGAGAAGGCAACGCAGAATGGCAATGCCTACGTCGACTATGTCTATCAGGACCCGAGCGGGAAGTATTTTGACAAGCTCTCCTATGTGAAACACTTCAGGGCCTGGAACTGGATTCTCGGGTCCGGCGTGCTGCTCACCGATGTGCAGGACACGTTCTGGAAAGCGGCCCGCAACTCCGGAATGATCGCACTGGTGCTTGTGGTGGTCGCAGGCAGCTTCGGCTTCTTTCTCGCCCGCAACATTGCCAAGCCCATCTCAGCTCTCAATCAGGACATTCTCGCCATCGCCGACAACCAGCTGAAGGCCGAGATCTCCGGTCAGGATCGCAATGACGAAATCGGTGCCATGAGCCGCGCTGTGGAGAAATTCCGCATTGGCGCCATCGAGCGGCGCCGTCTGGCCGAACTGGAAAAGCAGAATGATGCCGAGCGTATCGAACGGGCCGAGCGGACGTCCGAACTGATCAGGCTCTTCCGGGAGAGCGTTGGCCGGAACCTTGATGTGGTTGCGACCCAGGTTGGTGAAATGGATCATGCCGCCAACAATCTCGAAGACATTGCTCGCCAGACAGAAGGCAGCTCCTCGCAGGCCTCTGCCTCCAGCCACGATGCTTCGGCCAACGTACGCTCGGTCGCCTCTGCGGCTGAAGAACTCACCGCTTCGATCAACGAAATCATGCAACAGGCGGTCCGCAGCAAGGAAGTGGTCGCCGTCGCAACCGAAGACACCAAGATCTCCAATGGCAAGGTCGCCGAACTGGACGAAGCCTCACGCAAGATCGGTGAAGTGGTCAGCCTCATTCAGGCCATCGCCGAGCAGACCAATCTTCTGGCGCTCAATGCCACTATCGAAGCAGCGCGGGCCGGTGAAGCCGGAAGGGGATTTGCCGTTGTTGCCGCCGAGGTCAAGGAGCTGGCAAACCAGACATCAAAGGCTACCGAGGAAATCAGCGGCTTGATCAATGCCATTCAGGTTTCCAGCGGAGAGACGGTCGAATCGATCGCCAAGATTGCCCGGGTCATGGAAGAAGTCGACGGATATACCTCCGCGATTGCCACGGCCGTCGAGCAGCAGGGTGCAGCCACGGGCGAAATCGCTTCCAATGTGCAGCAGGCAGCCAACAGCACCCATTCCGCCTCGCAGAACATGCAGTCGGTTTCCGAGAAAGCGGCACAGACCACCGAGTCCGCCCAGATGGTCAAGAATGCCACCAACGAGCTGAACACAAGCGCCGTTTCGCTGAAAAGGAACATCGAGCAATTCCTTGCCGATGTCTCTGCGGCCTGA
- a CDS encoding DciA family protein — MKKTEDSNDRQSAQRSFEAANRRYQRKSAVQLRDVIGSSLTPLCRKQGFASSDILRFWGEIVGPQFAECTEPERIRWPRRDESEGFKPGTLVLHCEGAQSVFLQHEQATIIQRVNAYFGYPAIDRIQILQRPVHAKPSRRPDPLRPLTVSEADALEHQIEGVKDDKMAAALRRLGHAVLARN, encoded by the coding sequence ATGAAGAAAACAGAAGACAGCAACGACAGGCAATCGGCACAGCGCTCTTTCGAGGCCGCCAATCGCCGCTATCAGAGAAAGAGTGCGGTACAGCTGCGTGACGTCATCGGGTCATCCCTGACCCCGCTGTGTCGCAAGCAGGGCTTTGCGTCTTCCGATATCCTGCGCTTCTGGGGCGAAATCGTCGGCCCGCAATTTGCCGAATGTACCGAGCCGGAACGCATCCGCTGGCCCCGCCGGGATGAATCCGAAGGCTTCAAGCCTGGAACTCTGGTGCTGCATTGCGAGGGTGCCCAGTCGGTTTTCCTGCAACATGAACAGGCCACCATCATCCAGCGGGTCAATGCCTATTTCGGCTATCCGGCCATCGACCGTATCCAGATTTTGCAACGCCCGGTTCACGCCAAACCGTCGCGGCGCCCCGATCCCTTGCGCCCTCTGACGGTGAGCGAGGCGGACGCCCTCGAGCATCAGATCGAAGGGGTGAAAGACGACAAGATGGCTGCCGCCCTGCGCCGTCTGGGCCATGCGGTTCTGGCTCGCAACTGA
- the tldD gene encoding metalloprotease TldD, giving the protein MHSLSSSLPASFQALSPASSLIKGEGNDLLDSYGLDKEELRQLLADTVHGADDGELFFEQTQSESLVFDNGRLKSSAFDTGQGFGLRAVAGEMAGYAHSGELNMAAIRRAADSVRGVAQGYEGVWDMAPPRANHQIYRGFNPVDDLTLGMKIALLEEIDAYARDKDPRVRQVSASLVGNWRRVGILRPNGQWFEDVRPLVRLNVSVVVGEGERMEAGSHGFGGRNSYEFFLEDNGLEGGWKNAADEAIRQALVNLEAIAAPAGELDVVLGPGWPGVLLHEAVGHGLEGDFNRRKSSAFSELMGQQVAAKGVTVVDDGTIRGKRGSLNIDDEGTPSQRTTLIEDGILVGYMQDRQNARLMGTSSTGNGRRQSYAHLPMPRMTNTIMEAGNHDPEEILKSVKNGIYAVNFGGGQVDITSGKFVFSCTEAYVIEDGKVGAPVKGATLIGNGPEAMKRISMIGNDMELDTGVGTCGKQGQGVPVGVGQPTLRIDGITVGGTRT; this is encoded by the coding sequence ATGCATTCTCTATCATCTTCATTGCCAGCCTCCTTTCAGGCGCTCTCGCCTGCTTCCAGTCTCATCAAGGGCGAAGGCAATGATCTGCTCGATAGCTATGGTCTGGACAAGGAAGAGCTGAGGCAACTTCTTGCCGATACGGTGCATGGGGCTGACGATGGCGAACTGTTCTTCGAGCAGACCCAGTCGGAAAGTCTGGTGTTTGACAATGGACGCCTGAAAAGCTCCGCGTTTGATACCGGTCAGGGCTTTGGCCTGAGGGCCGTTGCGGGCGAGATGGCAGGCTACGCCCATTCCGGCGAGCTAAACATGGCCGCGATCCGGCGCGCAGCCGACTCCGTTCGCGGTGTAGCACAAGGCTATGAGGGCGTCTGGGACATGGCGCCACCGCGAGCCAACCACCAGATCTACCGCGGTTTCAACCCCGTTGACGACCTGACCCTCGGCATGAAAATCGCTCTGCTGGAAGAAATCGACGCCTATGCACGCGACAAGGATCCGCGCGTCCGGCAGGTGTCGGCCTCGCTGGTGGGCAACTGGCGCCGCGTCGGCATCCTGCGGCCCAACGGCCAGTGGTTCGAGGATGTGCGTCCGCTCGTCCGGCTCAACGTGTCCGTGGTCGTGGGCGAAGGTGAGCGCATGGAAGCGGGCAGCCACGGGTTTGGCGGTCGCAACAGTTATGAATTTTTCCTTGAGGACAACGGTCTGGAAGGCGGCTGGAAGAATGCCGCCGATGAAGCCATTCGTCAGGCACTGGTCAATCTGGAAGCCATCGCCGCCCCGGCGGGCGAGCTTGATGTGGTGCTTGGTCCCGGTTGGCCGGGTGTACTGCTGCATGAAGCGGTCGGCCATGGCCTTGAAGGCGATTTCAACCGGCGCAAGAGCTCGGCCTTTTCCGAACTGATGGGCCAGCAGGTCGCAGCCAAGGGGGTGACGGTCGTTGACGATGGCACCATTCGCGGCAAACGCGGTTCGCTCAACATCGATGACGAAGGCACGCCTTCGCAACGCACCACGCTGATCGAGGATGGCATTCTGGTCGGCTACATGCAGGACAGACAGAACGCCCGTCTGATGGGGACAAGCTCCACCGGCAACGGCCGGCGTCAATCCTACGCCCATTTGCCGATGCCACGCATGACCAACACCATCATGGAAGCCGGGAACCATGATCCTGAGGAAATTCTGAAATCCGTCAAGAATGGCATCTATGCGGTCAACTTCGGCGGCGGTCAGGTCGATATCACTTCAGGCAAGTTCGTTTTCTCCTGCACCGAAGCCTATGTCATCGAAGACGGCAAGGTCGGTGCACCGGTCAAAGGTGCAACCCTGATCGGCAATGGTCCCGAAGCGATGAAACGCATCTCGATGATCGGCAACGACATGGAGCTGGACACCGGCGTTGGCACCTGTGGCAAACAGGGTCAGGGCGTGCCGGTGGGCGTTGGCCAGCCGACCCTCCGGATAGACGGCATCACGGTGGGCGGCACGCGCACCTGA
- a CDS encoding helix-turn-helix domain-containing GNAT family N-acetyltransferase — MLSDPIARTRRFHRAVTTEAGVLDASFLGRGRPLGPARVLNAIGRGITDIGEIRAYLRLDSGLMSRLLRGLEDEGLVTVESSEVDARRRSVALTEAGEAEFAAYEALSDKQATDIVARHPHPEVLLQAMDIVATALGYERTTIEIVSPLDPRAIVCLEAYYAELARRLKSGFDVNLSADPEARDMEHPRGAFLLAMQDGMPIGCIGLKGTDKGYAELKRLWIAPTARGMGLAQRMMREAEARARDLGITCLRLDTNSVLSDAVAMYHKLGWSEIERFNEDPYPDLFFEKLL; from the coding sequence ATGTTGTCAGATCCGATAGCGCGCACCCGCCGTTTTCATCGAGCTGTCACCACAGAAGCCGGGGTGCTGGACGCGTCTTTTCTGGGGCGGGGGCGTCCGCTGGGGCCGGCCCGGGTTCTCAATGCCATTGGTCGGGGCATTACCGACATCGGTGAAATCCGCGCCTATCTGCGGCTGGACTCCGGCCTCATGAGTCGTCTGTTGCGTGGGCTGGAGGACGAGGGGCTGGTGACCGTGGAAAGCAGCGAGGTGGACGCCCGTCGCCGTTCGGTCGCTCTGACGGAGGCTGGTGAGGCGGAGTTTGCCGCCTATGAAGCCCTGTCTGACAAGCAGGCCACCGACATCGTTGCCCGCCATCCGCATCCGGAGGTACTGTTGCAAGCCATGGATATCGTTGCTACTGCCCTTGGTTACGAGCGAACGACCATCGAGATCGTCTCGCCGCTTGATCCACGGGCGATCGTCTGTCTTGAAGCCTATTACGCCGAGCTGGCAAGGCGTCTCAAAAGTGGTTTCGACGTCAATCTGTCTGCCGATCCCGAAGCAAGGGACATGGAGCATCCGCGCGGAGCCTTCCTGCTGGCGATGCAGGACGGGATGCCCATCGGCTGCATCGGCCTCAAGGGAACGGACAAGGGATATGCGGAGCTGAAGCGGCTGTGGATTGCCCCCACGGCCCGTGGCATGGGCCTTGCCCAGCGCATGATGCGGGAAGCCGAAGCAAGGGCGCGGGATCTCGGCATCACCTGTCTGAGGCTTGATACCAACAGCGTCCTGAGCGACGCCGTGGCCATGTATCACAAGCTCGGCTGGAGCGAGATTGAACGTTTCAATGAAGATCCCTATCCGGATCTGTTCTTTGAAAAGTTGCTGTGA
- a CDS encoding MarR family transcriptional regulator gives MTDIMPLDRQLCFSLYSASLAMTQLYKPLLEPLGLTYPQYLIMLILWEKDGVSLKDIGSRLGQKSGALTPVLKRLEQDGLVKRVRDEKDERALNISLTEKGEALRKPASKVAPCVAEACGMSIPELIDLKAKLEELRKNLLDSQK, from the coding sequence ATGACCGATATCATGCCTCTAGACCGGCAACTCTGTTTTTCTCTCTACTCGGCCTCCCTTGCCATGACGCAGCTATACAAGCCGCTGCTGGAGCCGCTCGGGCTGACCTATCCACAATATCTCATCATGCTGATCCTGTGGGAGAAGGATGGGGTAAGCCTCAAGGATATAGGCAGTCGGCTCGGTCAGAAGTCCGGGGCGCTGACCCCGGTGCTCAAGCGGCTGGAGCAGGATGGCCTTGTCAAGCGCGTCCGCGATGAAAAAGACGAGCGTGCGCTCAACATCAGCCTGACGGAAAAAGGCGAAGCGTTGCGCAAGCCTGCCTCGAAGGTCGCTCCTTGCGTGGCGGAGGCCTGCGGCATGTCGATTCCGGAACTCATCGACTTGAAAGCCAAACTTGAAGAGCTGCGAAAAAATCTGCTCGACTCTCAAAAATAG
- a CDS encoding GNAT family N-acetyltransferase — protein sequence MTLKPIKHAPGDAALGEILALIHRAFAYMDGRIDPPSSMHRLTLEDIARQCEIGEVWSIGSPVRACVFLTGKPDCLYLGKMAVSTDARGDGLGRALVRIAEQRAEFLGYTSLELQTRIELVENHKIFAALGFVKTLETAHPGYDRPTSITMRKTVRQAH from the coding sequence ATGACCCTGAAACCAATCAAGCATGCTCCCGGAGATGCCGCTCTTGGCGAGATTCTGGCGCTCATCCATAGGGCATTTGCCTATATGGATGGGCGCATCGACCCGCCGAGCTCCATGCATCGGTTGACCCTGGAAGACATTGCCCGCCAATGCGAAATTGGTGAAGTCTGGTCCATCGGCTCTCCAGTGAGGGCCTGCGTGTTTCTTACGGGCAAACCCGATTGTCTCTATCTGGGCAAGATGGCCGTGTCGACCGACGCTCGTGGTGATGGTCTGGGACGGGCGCTGGTGAGAATTGCCGAGCAGCGTGCCGAGTTCCTCGGTTATACTTCGCTGGAATTGCAAACCCGCATCGAACTCGTTGAAAACCATAAGATCTTTGCTGCTCTCGGTTTTGTCAAAACCCTTGAGACCGCACATCCGGGGTATGACCGACCGACATCCATCACGATGCGCAAGACCGTCAGGCAGGCGCATTAG
- a CDS encoding cache domain-containing protein, whose protein sequence is MADKERELSHLVQSAVAIAESYSQQAQKGVLTEAEAKQRAMDAISMMRYNADDYFFILGMDSRILMHPFNADVVGKDTSGTKDINGVYTTRNFIKIANEKGAGSLNYVWPKPGETDATPKMSYATLFAPWGWVVVTGVYIDDINAIYATNMQRLYLFAGIIALVIVISSVLTAFSITRPLGKAVQTTRLLADGNLDLDIPNTHRTDEIGDLGRALIVFRDGSRERLALEKEQAIQKKKGEEQQRIMMMDMADRFDNAVSHIIKTVAHAATGFGLQTEQLAERSRENSDRVKSISEAMSASSSNVQTVAGASEEMTTSITEIACQIDETNRFSRTAVDEVQKASGVIGSLSQSSKAIGQIVGLIKDIAEQTNLLALNATIEAARAGEAGRGFAVVAAEVKDLASQTGKATEEIADQINTIQRMISEAVVAIEHVDGTIGELNRISSTIASAVEQQGAASQEISCSISDAARNSHQVTENAEALNGLAHENDRAAADMSRHASDLETQIANLSEQVDAFLEGIRQQNGAGETRAA, encoded by the coding sequence ATGGCAGACAAGGAACGGGAACTCTCTCACCTTGTTCAATCCGCAGTAGCTATAGCTGAAAGCTATAGTCAACAGGCACAAAAAGGTGTCCTGACGGAAGCGGAAGCCAAGCAACGCGCCATGGATGCCATTTCCATGATGCGCTACAACGCGGACGACTATTTCTTCATTCTCGGCATGGACAGTCGCATCCTCATGCATCCGTTCAATGCCGATGTCGTAGGCAAGGACACCTCCGGCACCAAGGATATCAACGGGGTCTACACCACGCGCAACTTCATCAAGATCGCCAATGAAAAGGGTGCTGGTAGTCTCAATTATGTCTGGCCCAAACCGGGCGAGACAGACGCCACGCCGAAGATGTCCTATGCCACGCTGTTTGCCCCATGGGGCTGGGTGGTGGTCACCGGGGTCTATATTGACGATATCAATGCGATCTATGCCACCAACATGCAGCGGCTCTATCTGTTCGCAGGCATCATTGCCCTCGTGATCGTCATCAGTTCCGTCCTGACCGCCTTCTCCATCACCCGTCCGCTCGGCAAGGCCGTCCAAACAACCCGCCTGCTGGCTGACGGCAATCTGGATCTTGATATTCCCAACACGCACAGAACCGATGAAATCGGGGACCTGGGACGAGCGTTGATCGTGTTCCGGGACGGCTCCAGAGAACGGCTGGCGCTTGAAAAGGAACAGGCGATCCAGAAGAAGAAGGGCGAGGAACAGCAGCGCATCATGATGATGGACATGGCCGACCGGTTCGACAATGCCGTCAGCCATATCATCAAGACCGTTGCCCATGCTGCCACCGGTTTCGGGCTGCAGACCGAGCAACTGGCCGAGCGGTCGCGGGAGAATAGTGATCGTGTCAAATCGATCTCCGAGGCCATGTCCGCTTCCAGCAGCAATGTGCAGACCGTCGCCGGAGCGTCCGAGGAAATGACCACCTCGATCACGGAGATTGCTTGCCAGATCGACGAAACCAACCGCTTCTCGCGCACCGCCGTGGATGAAGTCCAGAAGGCGTCGGGTGTCATCGGCTCCCTGTCCCAGTCCTCCAAGGCTATCGGCCAGATTGTCGGGTTGATCAAGGACATTGCCGAACAAACCAACCTTCTGGCCCTCAATGCCACCATCGAGGCCGCCAGAGCGGGCGAGGCAGGCCGTGGCTTTGCGGTTGTGGCAGCAGAAGTCAAGGATCTTGCATCCCAGACCGGCAAGGCAACCGAAGAGATCGCCGACCAGATCAATACGATCCAGAGGATGATTTCCGAGGCCGTGGTCGCCATCGAGCATGTCGACGGCACGATCGGCGAACTCAACCGCATTTCCAGCACCATCGCCTCAGCGGTTGAACAGCAGGGCGCAGCCTCGCAGGAAATCAGTTGCAGTATTTCCGATGCCGCGCGCAACAGTCATCAGGTAACCGAGAATGCCGAAGCCCTCAACGGGTTGGCTCACGAAAATGATCGCGCAGCAGCCGACATGTCCCGGCACGCAAGCGATCTGGAAACCCAGATCGCCAATCTGTCCGAGCAGGTCGATGCCTTCCTTGAAGGGATCAGGCAGCAAAATGGCGCAGGTGAAACCCGGGCTGCCTAA
- a CDS encoding organic hydroperoxide resistance protein, which produces MKILYTTSATVTGGREGSAKSDDGQLQVTLVAPKELGGAGGEGTNPEQMFAAGYAACFLSALKLVASQDKVKLVDPTIVATVGIGPNDNGVGFALKVDLVADLKDLDAATANALLEKAHQVCPYSNATRNNIEVTVSAK; this is translated from the coding sequence ATGAAAATTCTTTACACCACGAGCGCTACGGTAACCGGCGGCCGCGAGGGATCGGCCAAATCGGACGACGGCCAGTTGCAGGTCACCCTTGTGGCCCCGAAGGAGTTGGGCGGTGCCGGTGGCGAGGGAACAAACCCCGAGCAGATGTTTGCAGCCGGCTATGCAGCCTGTTTCCTCAGCGCTCTGAAACTGGTTGCTTCGCAGGACAAGGTCAAACTGGTCGACCCCACCATCGTAGCAACCGTCGGTATCGGCCCCAACGACAATGGCGTCGGCTTCGCGCTGAAGGTTGATCTGGTCGCCGATCTCAAGGATCTGGATGCCGCAACTGCAAATGCCCTCTTGGAAAAGGCTCATCAGGTCTGCCCATATTCCAACGCCACCCGCAACAACATCGAAGTGACCGTCTCGGCAAAGTAG